The proteins below come from a single Pandoraea apista genomic window:
- a CDS encoding 2-hydroxyacid dehydrogenase, with translation MQGDTLLIKSGGAAALTEWQHHFARLMPGLRVYGWDDPFVDARSVKYALVYQPDHGRLAHYPRLRLILSAAAGVDHILADPALPANVPIVRMVTQETRERMSDFVTFAALAAVRDMPAIVAAQRNGEWANELTGRLARDTRVSVLGLGELGRAVATRLHANGFRVNGWARTPKAIADVRVFAGEAQLDALLAETDILVNLLPDTLATRGILGRKLFARLPAGASLIQVGRGAHLDRQALLDALDSGRLRSAVVDVFDIEPLPPDDALRRHPKILVTPHIASTVSYAARARQVADVLGAHLRGAPLPFVYDALRGY, from the coding sequence ATGCAAGGCGATACGTTATTGATCAAGTCGGGTGGTGCTGCCGCGCTGACCGAATGGCAGCACCACTTCGCACGGCTGATGCCCGGCCTGCGCGTGTACGGATGGGACGATCCGTTCGTCGATGCGCGCAGCGTGAAGTACGCGCTCGTCTACCAGCCCGACCACGGCCGTCTTGCGCACTACCCGCGCCTGCGCCTCATCCTGAGTGCTGCCGCCGGGGTCGACCATATCCTGGCAGACCCGGCGTTACCGGCCAATGTCCCCATCGTCCGGATGGTGACGCAAGAGACACGCGAGCGCATGAGCGACTTCGTAACGTTCGCCGCGCTGGCCGCCGTGCGCGACATGCCGGCCATCGTGGCCGCGCAGCGGAACGGTGAATGGGCGAACGAACTGACCGGCCGCCTCGCCCGGGATACGCGCGTAAGCGTGCTCGGCCTGGGCGAGCTGGGGCGCGCCGTCGCCACTCGTCTGCACGCCAACGGCTTTCGTGTGAACGGCTGGGCGCGTACCCCGAAGGCGATTGCCGATGTGCGGGTGTTCGCGGGAGAGGCACAGCTCGATGCGTTGCTCGCCGAGACCGACATCCTCGTCAATCTGTTGCCCGACACGCTTGCCACGAGAGGCATCCTCGGGCGCAAGCTATTCGCGCGTCTGCCGGCAGGGGCAAGCCTGATTCAGGTGGGACGCGGCGCGCATCTCGACCGTCAGGCCCTGCTCGATGCGCTCGACAGTGGCCGTCTGCGCTCTGCCGTGGTTGACGTGTTCGACATCGAGCCGTTACCGCCCGACGATGCGTTGCGCCGTCACCCGAAGATTCTTGTTACGCCTCATATTGCGTCGACCGTATCGTATGCAGCGCGGGCGCGTCAGGTGGCCGACGTACTGGGAGCGCATCTGCGCGGCGCGCCGTTGCCATTCGTCTACGACGCGCTGAGAGGATACTGA
- a CDS encoding MFS family transporter produces the protein MRDTATIEATTATQPPSPEEVRRRVFAIVAASSGNLVEWFDFYIYAFCAIYFAPAFFPSSDPTAQLLNTAGVFAAGFLMRPIGGWIFGRIADRNGRKNSMVISVMMMCFGSLLIAALPTYASIGNWAPALLLFARLLQGLSVGGEYGTTATYMSEVALKGRRGFFSSFQYVTLIGGQLLAVLVVVILQQLLDEAELKAWGWRIPFVVGAITAVVALMLRRTLHETSTSASRNNRDAGSIAGLFRHHKAAFFTVLGYTAGGSLIFYTFTTYMQKYLVNTAGMPIKTASYVMTGCLFVYMCMQPIFGMLSDKIGRRNNMLLFGALGAIATVPILTALKTVQSPTAAFLLICLALAIVSFYTSISGIVKAEMFPIEVRALGVGLAYAVANAIFGGSAEYVALGLKKAGMEPTFYWYVTGMMVVAFLVSLRLPRQAKYLHHEH, from the coding sequence ATGAGAGACACAGCTACAATCGAAGCCACCACGGCCACCCAGCCCCCCTCCCCGGAAGAAGTCCGCAGACGCGTATTTGCGATTGTCGCGGCCTCGTCGGGCAATCTGGTCGAGTGGTTCGACTTTTACATTTATGCGTTCTGCGCGATCTACTTCGCACCGGCGTTCTTCCCGAGTTCGGATCCCACCGCGCAGTTGCTCAATACGGCGGGGGTGTTCGCGGCCGGGTTCCTGATGCGACCGATCGGCGGCTGGATCTTTGGCCGGATCGCCGACCGCAACGGCCGCAAGAACTCGATGGTCATCTCGGTGATGATGATGTGCTTCGGCTCGCTGCTGATCGCAGCGCTCCCGACGTATGCCAGCATCGGCAACTGGGCCCCGGCGCTGCTGTTGTTCGCGCGTCTGCTGCAAGGCCTGTCGGTCGGCGGCGAATACGGCACCACGGCAACGTACATGAGTGAAGTGGCGCTCAAGGGCCGTCGCGGCTTCTTCTCGTCGTTCCAGTACGTCACGCTCATCGGCGGCCAATTGCTCGCCGTCCTGGTGGTCGTGATTCTCCAGCAATTGCTCGACGAGGCCGAACTCAAGGCCTGGGGCTGGCGCATTCCGTTCGTGGTCGGTGCGATCACGGCGGTCGTGGCGCTCATGCTGCGCCGCACGTTGCACGAAACGTCGACGAGCGCGAGCCGCAACAATCGCGATGCCGGCTCGATCGCCGGACTGTTCCGTCATCACAAGGCAGCGTTCTTCACGGTGCTGGGCTACACCGCCGGCGGTTCGCTGATTTTCTACACCTTCACCACATACATGCAGAAGTATCTGGTGAACACGGCAGGCATGCCGATCAAGACGGCCAGCTACGTCATGACAGGTTGCCTGTTCGTCTACATGTGCATGCAGCCGATCTTCGGCATGCTGTCCGACAAGATCGGCCGTCGCAACAACATGCTCCTGTTCGGTGCCCTGGGTGCGATCGCCACGGTACCGATTCTCACGGCGCTCAAGACCGTGCAGAGCCCGACCGCAGCGTTCCTGCTGATCTGCCTGGCGCTCGCCATCGTGAGCTTCTATACGTCGATCAGCGGTATCGTGAAAGCTGAAATGTTCCCGATCGAAGTGCGTGCCCTGGGCGTCGGCCTGGCCTACGCGGTGGCTAACGCCATCTTCGGCGGTTCGGCAGAGTACGTGGCGCTCGGCCTCAAGAAGGCCGGCATGGAGCCCACGTTCTACTGGTACGTGACCGGCATGATGGTCGTAGCGTTCCTTGTGAGCCTGCGACTGCCGCGTCAGGCAAAGTACCTGCATCACGAGCATTGA
- a CDS encoding MerR family transcriptional regulator, with the protein MRLKVGELAKRSGLTVRTLHHYDTLGLLTPSARSDAGYRLYDRSDIARLHQIQALRRFGMSLTDIGQWLANRDISLDTLIARQVDMLTQQIEDASRLRERLKRLQSQLSSGEAPELAEWLTTLELMNMYDKYFSPDELARFPLYQNKQAHESEWPAMVAEIRALMLRGEPSTGDAAQAASRRWMTLIERDTAGDARLLAKLNAMHERESSVQRQTGITKDLMQYLKEAFAQTKLNVYRKYLNDDEFRFMEANYLRYTDEWPVLIGAMRDHLEAGTSPGSPEVQTLARQWMTYFRSYAGDDPATHAKIREANMSEPELLAGTLIDAELLEYVKQSITVLMRG; encoded by the coding sequence ATGCGGCTCAAAGTCGGTGAACTAGCCAAACGCAGCGGCCTGACGGTGCGCACGCTTCACCACTACGACACGCTCGGGCTGCTCACGCCTTCGGCGCGCTCCGATGCCGGTTATCGACTCTACGACCGTAGCGACATCGCCCGTCTGCATCAGATTCAGGCGTTGCGCCGCTTCGGCATGTCGCTCACCGACATCGGTCAATGGCTGGCCAACCGGGATATCTCGCTCGACACGCTGATCGCTCGGCAGGTCGACATGCTCACGCAACAGATCGAAGATGCGAGTCGCTTGCGCGAGCGCCTGAAGCGGCTGCAATCGCAGCTCTCTTCCGGCGAGGCCCCGGAACTGGCCGAATGGCTGACAACGCTGGAGCTAATGAACATGTACGACAAATATTTCTCGCCAGACGAACTCGCCCGCTTCCCCCTCTATCAGAACAAGCAGGCGCACGAATCCGAATGGCCAGCCATGGTGGCGGAAATCAGAGCGCTGATGCTGCGCGGCGAGCCATCGACCGGAGACGCGGCGCAAGCCGCCTCGCGACGTTGGATGACGTTGATTGAGCGCGATACCGCCGGCGATGCGCGCCTGCTCGCCAAGCTCAACGCCATGCATGAACGGGAGTCTTCGGTGCAAAGACAAACGGGCATCACCAAAGACCTGATGCAGTACCTCAAGGAGGCCTTCGCGCAAACCAAGTTGAACGTCTACCGCAAGTACCTCAACGACGACGAATTCCGCTTCATGGAAGCGAACTACCTGAGGTACACCGACGAATGGCCGGTACTCATCGGTGCCATGCGGGATCATCTGGAAGCCGGCACGTCGCCGGGCTCCCCTGAAGTGCAGACACTTGCCCGCCAATGGATGACGTACTTCCGTTCCTATGCCGGAGACGACCCCGCCACGCACGCGAAGATTCGCGAGGCCAACATGAGTGAGCCGGAGTTACTCGCCGGCACGCTCATCGACGCGGAACTGCTCGAATACGTGAAGCAGAGCATTACCGTGTTGATGCGAGGCTGA
- a CDS encoding LysR family transcriptional regulator, with protein sequence MQLRWLEDFVELARTRSFTRAAENRFVTHPAFGRRIRALEEWVGTQLVERSKPLELTAAGTVFLDAATNALDILHSARTQLQDAAPTLENNLKIATGRTLAATFFPDWYDEMVSRIGFFTATLSTGGAEEAILRLAAGEVDLLIVYSSAHTRLLIDQERYDWLSVAREVLVPVSALDARGRAKYRLAAGPSPIPWLAFTRTLTLRAVLARHLAEMPNRPTLKPVYQADSYEAILAMARRGTGIAWLPQRLVADDVARGTLAIVGGKDWQIGFDIALYRRRHQPHPVLDAIWQRVRQASGEDA encoded by the coding sequence ATGCAACTGCGATGGCTTGAAGACTTCGTCGAACTCGCACGTACGCGCAGTTTTACGCGGGCGGCGGAGAATCGCTTCGTCACGCACCCGGCTTTCGGCCGCCGCATTCGTGCGCTGGAAGAGTGGGTGGGCACGCAACTGGTCGAGCGCAGCAAGCCGCTGGAACTCACGGCCGCCGGCACCGTATTTCTCGACGCCGCCACCAACGCACTCGACATTCTGCACAGCGCCCGTACGCAATTGCAGGACGCTGCGCCCACGCTCGAAAACAATCTGAAGATCGCGACCGGGCGCACGCTGGCCGCCACGTTCTTTCCCGACTGGTACGACGAGATGGTCTCGCGTATCGGCTTCTTCACCGCCACGCTCTCCACAGGCGGCGCCGAGGAGGCCATCTTGCGGCTGGCGGCCGGTGAGGTCGATCTGCTCATCGTGTATTCCAGCGCGCACACGCGGCTGCTCATCGATCAGGAGCGTTACGACTGGCTGAGTGTCGCGCGTGAGGTGCTGGTGCCGGTGAGTGCGCTCGACGCCCGCGGCCGCGCGAAGTATCGGCTGGCGGCGGGGCCCTCGCCTATTCCCTGGCTGGCGTTCACGCGCACGCTGACGCTGCGTGCGGTACTCGCCCGTCATCTCGCCGAAATGCCGAATCGGCCCACGCTCAAGCCCGTCTATCAGGCCGATTCCTACGAAGCGATTCTGGCAATGGCGCGACGCGGCACCGGTATCGCGTGGCTGCCGCAACGTCTGGTGGCCGATGACGTCGCACGCGGCACGCTCGCGATCGTGGGTGGCAAGGACTGGCAGATCGGCTTCGACATCGCCCTATACCGGCGCAGGCACCAGCCGCACCCGGTGCTCGACGCCATCTGGCAGCGCGTGCGTCAGGCGTCGGGCGAAGACGCCTGA
- the ruvA gene encoding Holliday junction branch migration protein RuvA, which yields MIGRISGTLLEKNPPHILVDCQGVGYEISVPMSTFFNLPNVGERVTLLTQFIVREDAQLLFGFGSTDERNTFRELLKISGVGARTALAILSGMSVADIAQAVTLQESGRLTKIPGIGKKTAERLLLELKGKLGAPLGTVPGTATPHDHKSDVVNALLALGYSDKEALAAVKSVPDGTSVSDGIKHALKSLSKA from the coding sequence ATGATTGGCCGCATCTCCGGTACCTTGCTGGAAAAGAATCCGCCGCACATTCTGGTCGATTGCCAGGGCGTAGGCTATGAAATCTCGGTGCCGATGAGCACGTTCTTCAACCTGCCGAACGTGGGCGAGCGGGTGACGCTGCTCACGCAGTTCATTGTGCGTGAAGACGCGCAGCTGCTCTTCGGCTTTGGCTCGACGGACGAGCGCAATACCTTCCGCGAACTGCTCAAGATTTCCGGCGTCGGCGCACGTACCGCGCTCGCGATTCTCTCGGGCATGAGCGTGGCGGACATTGCGCAGGCGGTCACCTTGCAGGAGTCGGGGCGTCTGACCAAGATCCCCGGCATTGGCAAGAAGACTGCGGAGCGGCTGCTCCTCGAACTCAAGGGGAAGCTGGGTGCGCCACTGGGCACTGTACCCGGCACGGCCACGCCGCACGATCACAAGAGCGACGTCGTCAACGCGTTGCTCGCGTTGGGTTACTCCGACAAGGAAGCCCTTGCCGCCGTCAAGTCCGTGCCGGACGGTACGAGCGTGTCGGACGGCATCAAGCATGCGCTCAAGTCGCTCTCCAAGGCCTGA
- a CDS encoding LysR family transcriptional regulator produces the protein MDWTHRLRLRNLQMLLTLAETGNMSQSAALLNTTQPGLSKWLKDLEDDIGLPLFERQARGLRPTAYGEALIEHARRIEAQLDTARDDLDAMREGGSGLVAIGTSGASSADTVPLAVLLLLQRMPRVQARVIENTMDRLMNQLAHSEIDIVVGRSAPELQDRNVRAEALYLEPLHFVARARHPVFSLAQVDWPDMQRYRWVVWPRGTPIRNALETALAEAGYPLPNDTVESNSTILNLTLLNNSDMIGLASHRTASRLQALGALRIVPLRLAGFGAISMYWRDDGANRAAVVAALDCLRHAAARSTGDAIAGVEGEG, from the coding sequence ATGGACTGGACCCATCGCCTGCGTCTGCGCAACTTGCAGATGCTGCTGACCCTCGCGGAGACCGGCAACATGAGCCAATCCGCGGCCTTGCTCAACACGACGCAACCGGGTCTGTCGAAGTGGCTCAAGGATCTGGAGGACGATATCGGCCTGCCGCTGTTCGAGCGTCAGGCGCGCGGCCTGCGTCCCACGGCCTACGGGGAAGCCCTGATCGAACATGCCCGGCGGATCGAAGCGCAGCTCGACACGGCGCGCGACGATCTAGACGCCATGCGCGAGGGCGGCAGCGGTCTGGTGGCGATCGGTACGTCGGGCGCCTCGTCGGCCGACACGGTGCCGTTGGCCGTGCTGCTGCTCCTGCAACGCATGCCTCGCGTGCAGGCGCGGGTGATCGAGAACACGATGGACAGGCTGATGAATCAGCTCGCGCATAGTGAAATCGACATCGTTGTCGGGCGTTCCGCTCCCGAGTTGCAGGACCGCAATGTTCGCGCCGAGGCACTCTATCTGGAGCCGTTGCATTTCGTGGCGCGCGCGCGCCATCCCGTTTTCTCGCTCGCGCAGGTGGATTGGCCCGACATGCAACGCTATCGCTGGGTGGTCTGGCCGCGTGGCACGCCGATTCGCAATGCGCTGGAGACGGCGCTCGCCGAAGCCGGATATCCGTTGCCGAACGACACCGTCGAATCGAATTCCACGATTCTCAATCTCACGTTGCTCAACAACAGCGACATGATCGGTCTGGCGTCGCATCGCACGGCGAGCCGTTTGCAGGCGCTCGGGGCGTTGCGTATCGTGCCGCTGCGTCTCGCGGGGTTTGGTGCGATCTCGATGTACTGGCGCGACGACGGTGCGAACCGCGCTGCGGTGGTCGCTGCGCTCGACTGTCTGCGTCACGCCGCCGCGCGCTCCACCGGCGACGCGATTGCCGGGGTCGAAGGCGAGGGGTGA
- the gtdA gene encoding gentisate 1,2-dioxygenase: protein MSERALSAERAAYYEHIGRNHMAPLWESLHSLVPPQPRPRVVPAIWKYNEVRPLVMEAGSVISAEEAVRRVLILQNPGTPGSSSITGSLYAGLQLILPGEIAPSHRHTQSALRFIVEGRGAWTAVNGERTTMHPGDFIITPSWTWHDHGNPADGEPVVWLDGLDIPLVQYFDAGFAENYPESQQPVQRPEGDSFARYGYNMLPVHHKVSDPTSPIFSYPYARSREALDTLYRNGELDPWDGIKLRYVNPATGGWPMPTMATFMQYLPAGFQGKTYRSTDATVFSVVEGRGTVRIGDEVFQFEPRDHFVVPSWAPVQLAALEDAVLFSYSDRPVLAALNLLRESRT, encoded by the coding sequence ATGTCCGAACGCGCCCTCAGCGCTGAACGCGCTGCTTATTACGAACACATCGGCCGCAATCACATGGCCCCGCTGTGGGAGTCGCTGCATAGCCTGGTGCCCCCGCAGCCGCGCCCGCGTGTGGTGCCTGCGATCTGGAAATACAACGAAGTCCGCCCGCTGGTGATGGAAGCCGGCAGTGTCATCAGCGCCGAAGAGGCCGTGCGCCGCGTGCTGATTCTGCAAAACCCGGGCACGCCCGGCTCGTCGAGCATCACCGGCTCGCTCTATGCAGGGCTGCAACTGATTCTGCCGGGCGAGATCGCACCGAGCCATCGCCATACGCAGTCGGCCCTGCGCTTCATTGTGGAAGGCCGCGGTGCGTGGACTGCCGTGAACGGCGAGCGCACCACCATGCATCCGGGCGACTTCATCATTACGCCGTCGTGGACATGGCATGACCACGGCAACCCGGCAGACGGCGAGCCGGTCGTGTGGCTCGACGGTCTGGACATTCCGCTCGTGCAGTACTTCGATGCGGGCTTCGCCGAGAACTATCCCGAGTCGCAGCAGCCGGTGCAGCGGCCCGAGGGCGACAGCTTTGCGCGCTATGGCTACAACATGCTGCCGGTGCATCACAAGGTGAGCGATCCGACCTCGCCGATCTTCAGCTATCCGTACGCCCGCTCGCGCGAAGCGCTCGACACGCTGTATCGCAACGGCGAGCTCGATCCGTGGGACGGTATCAAGCTGCGCTACGTCAATCCGGCGACCGGTGGCTGGCCGATGCCGACCATGGCGACGTTTATGCAGTACCTGCCCGCCGGCTTTCAGGGCAAGACCTATCGCAGCACCGACGCCACGGTCTTCTCGGTGGTCGAGGGCCGCGGCACGGTGCGCATTGGCGACGAGGTGTTCCAGTTCGAGCCGCGCGATCACTTCGTCGTGCCCTCGTGGGCACCGGTGCAACTTGCCGCGCTCGAAGACGCCGTGCTGTTCAGCTACTCGGATCGCCCGGTGCTCGCCGCGCTGAACCTGCTGCGCGAGTCGCGCACCTGA
- a CDS encoding fumarylacetoacetate hydrolase family protein — protein sequence MSFVFAPPATVAIPVVGSNDQFAVRRVYCVGRNYAAHAREMGFDPDREPPFFFCKPADAVVPVAYGETLELKYPAQTSNYHYEAELVAVIGKAGSDIPLDQALDHVWGYAVGLDMTRRDLQMKMREMGRPWEIGKAFDASAPIGPIHPVSSVGHIEKAGISLTVDGVQKQKSDVTHLIWSVAETVSYLSQFFRLEPGDLIYTGTPEGVGPVKAGETMVTAVEGLGEITVRVV from the coding sequence ATGTCCTTCGTCTTCGCTCCGCCCGCCACCGTCGCCATTCCCGTTGTCGGCAGCAACGATCAGTTCGCCGTGCGCCGCGTGTATTGCGTAGGCCGCAACTACGCCGCCCACGCACGCGAAATGGGCTTCGATCCCGACCGCGAGCCGCCGTTCTTCTTCTGCAAGCCGGCCGATGCCGTGGTGCCGGTGGCCTACGGCGAGACCCTCGAACTGAAGTATCCGGCGCAAACGTCGAACTATCATTACGAGGCTGAACTGGTCGCCGTGATCGGTAAGGCCGGTTCGGACATTCCGCTCGATCAGGCGCTCGACCACGTATGGGGTTACGCCGTGGGCCTCGACATGACGCGCCGCGACCTGCAAATGAAGATGCGCGAAATGGGGCGTCCGTGGGAAATCGGCAAGGCGTTCGACGCCTCGGCCCCCATCGGCCCGATCCATCCGGTGTCGAGCGTGGGTCACATCGAGAAGGCCGGTATCTCGCTAACGGTCGACGGCGTGCAAAAGCAGAAGAGCGACGTGACGCATCTGATCTGGTCGGTCGCCGAGACGGTCTCGTATCTGTCGCAGTTCTTCCGCCTCGAGCCGGGCGATCTGATCTATACCGGCACGCCCGAAGGCGTGGGCCCAGTCAAGGCGGGCGAAACGATGGTGACCGCCGTCGAAGGCCTCGGCGAGATCACGGTGCGTGTGGTCTGA
- the maiA gene encoding maleylacetoacetate isomerase → MQLYSFFNSSTSYRVRIALALKGLTFDTIPVNIRVGEHRAGAYVDEINPSAVVPAIVDGDITLGQSIAIIDYLEAKYPEPRLLPQDIEARARVLELSMLISCDIHPVNNLRILKYLQGPLGLSAEQKNAWYEHWIAEGMAGVERLLAKHGHGSWCFGDQPTLADVCLIPQIANAQRMGCDLSAYPRAMAVYAHAQTHPAFLAAAPNRQPDYTA, encoded by the coding sequence ATGCAGCTCTACAGCTTCTTCAATAGCTCGACGTCGTATCGCGTGCGCATTGCGCTCGCGCTCAAGGGACTGACGTTCGACACCATTCCCGTGAACATCCGGGTCGGCGAGCATCGTGCCGGGGCGTATGTCGACGAGATCAATCCGTCGGCCGTCGTGCCCGCCATCGTGGACGGCGACATCACCCTCGGTCAGTCCATCGCCATCATCGACTATCTGGAGGCGAAGTATCCCGAGCCGCGTCTGTTGCCGCAGGACATTGAAGCCCGCGCCCGTGTGCTTGAACTGTCGATGCTCATCAGTTGCGACATTCACCCGGTGAACAACCTGCGCATTCTGAAGTATCTGCAAGGTCCGCTGGGGCTGAGTGCCGAGCAGAAGAACGCGTGGTACGAGCACTGGATCGCCGAGGGCATGGCCGGGGTGGAGCGATTGCTCGCAAAACATGGTCATGGCAGTTGGTGCTTTGGCGACCAACCCACGCTCGCCGACGTCTGCCTGATTCCGCAAATCGCCAACGCTCAGCGCATGGGCTGCGATTTGTCGGCTTATCCGCGCGCAATGGCAGTGTATGCACATGCCCAGACGCACCCGGCATTCCTTGCGGCAGCTCCCAATCGTCAGCCGGATTACACGGCGTAA
- a CDS encoding 3-hydroxybenzoate 6-monooxygenase, producing MSQTSQPKALVVGGGIGGLAAALALANQGVHIELLEQAETIGEIGAGIQLAANAFAALDALGVGEAARGRSVFTDHITLRDAIDRSIIAEVDVGTPYRERFGNPYAVIHRADIHLSILEAVQRNPLIQFRTATRVESLAQDDKGVTVIDQHGERHTADAVIGCDGVKSAVRAALIGDEPRVTGHVVYRAVVDVENMPRDLQVNAPVVWAGPNCHLVHYPLRGGKQYNLVVTFHSREQEVWGVRDGSKEEVLSYFEGIDALPHQMLDRPTSWRRWATADRDPVAQWSFGRATILGDAAHPMTQYIAQGACQALEDAVTLGAAYAAANGDFVDAFRRYEDARIPRTARVLYGARDMGRVYHAKGVDRWVRNSLWKGRTQPQFYDALQWLHGWRAENCLSQTPWLTGE from the coding sequence ATGAGTCAAACCTCTCAACCCAAAGCGCTCGTCGTTGGCGGCGGCATCGGCGGCCTCGCCGCTGCGCTGGCGCTCGCCAACCAGGGCGTGCACATCGAACTGCTGGAGCAGGCCGAGACTATCGGCGAGATCGGTGCGGGCATTCAGCTCGCAGCCAATGCATTTGCGGCGCTCGACGCGCTCGGCGTGGGCGAGGCCGCCCGCGGCCGTTCGGTCTTCACCGATCACATCACGCTGCGCGACGCCATCGACCGCAGCATCATCGCGGAAGTCGACGTCGGTACGCCGTATCGCGAGCGCTTCGGCAATCCGTACGCCGTGATCCACCGGGCCGACATTCATTTGTCGATTCTCGAAGCGGTGCAACGCAACCCGCTGATCCAGTTCCGGACCGCTACGCGCGTCGAGTCGCTGGCGCAGGACGACAAGGGCGTGACCGTCATCGACCAGCATGGCGAACGCCACACGGCCGACGCGGTGATCGGCTGCGACGGCGTGAAGTCTGCCGTGCGCGCCGCGCTGATCGGCGACGAACCGCGTGTCACCGGACATGTGGTGTATCGCGCCGTGGTCGATGTCGAGAACATGCCCAGGGATTTGCAAGTCAACGCGCCGGTCGTGTGGGCGGGTCCGAACTGCCACCTCGTGCATTACCCGCTGCGCGGCGGCAAGCAATACAACCTGGTGGTGACGTTCCATAGCCGCGAGCAGGAAGTCTGGGGCGTGCGTGACGGCAGCAAGGAGGAAGTGCTGTCGTATTTCGAGGGTATCGACGCGCTGCCGCACCAGATGCTCGACCGTCCGACGTCGTGGCGACGCTGGGCCACCGCCGACCGCGACCCGGTCGCGCAGTGGAGCTTCGGCCGCGCCACGATCCTGGGCGACGCCGCTCACCCGATGACGCAATACATCGCGCAAGGGGCCTGTCAGGCGCTGGAAGATGCCGTCACGCTCGGGGCCGCCTACGCAGCCGCGAACGGCGATTTCGTCGATGCGTTCCGCCGCTACGAAGACGCCCGCATTCCCCGCACGGCGCGCGTGCTGTATGGCGCACGCGACATGGGCCGCGTGTATCACGCGAAGGGGGTAGACCGCTGGGTGCGCAACTCGCTGTGGAAAGGCCGCACGCAACCGCAGTTCTACGACGCCCTGCAGTGGCTGCACGGATGGCGCGCAGAGAACTGTCTGTCGCAAACGCCCTGGCTCACCGGTGAGTGA
- a CDS encoding MFS transporter, whose product MPATPINVTAFIDRHRISPFQVMIVVLCFLIVAIDGFDTAAIGFIAPAIRAEWSLTPAHLAPLFGAGLAGLMAGAFLFGPLADRFGRKTILIFSVLFFGVASLASAWSMELRQLIALRFLTGLGLGGAMPNAITLTSEYCPDSRRSFLVTTMFCGFTLGSALGGLASAGLIEAFGWRSVLVVGGVMPLVLGVILIRALPESVRYLVKAGKSPERVAAWLQRIAPHEDLRGATFNIASKPSTTSPVGHLFKPELLRGTLLFWVTFFMSLLVIYLLSSWLPTLLRTNGLTLRNAAIVTAMFQVGGTLGAIVLGWLMDRFNPHYVLAAAYVLAGICVAAVGPLASSPVLASVAVFWAGFCVSGGQVGANALSADFYPTDCRATGVSWANGVGRLGSVVGSVGGASMLAMGWSMPALFATIGVPAVLAGLTMLTLGRLRHRQAALAVQATA is encoded by the coding sequence ATGCCAGCTACCCCCATCAACGTCACGGCGTTCATCGACCGGCATCGCATCTCGCCGTTTCAGGTGATGATCGTCGTTCTGTGCTTCCTGATCGTTGCGATCGACGGCTTCGACACCGCCGCCATCGGCTTCATCGCGCCGGCCATTCGCGCCGAATGGTCGCTCACCCCCGCACATCTCGCGCCGCTCTTCGGCGCCGGGCTGGCCGGCCTGATGGCGGGGGCCTTTCTGTTCGGGCCGCTCGCCGACAGGTTCGGCCGCAAGACCATTCTCATCTTCTCCGTGCTGTTCTTCGGCGTGGCGAGCCTCGCGTCGGCCTGGTCGATGGAGCTGCGGCAACTGATCGCCCTGCGCTTCCTCACAGGCCTCGGTCTTGGCGGCGCAATGCCCAATGCCATCACGCTGACGTCGGAGTATTGCCCCGATTCGCGCCGGTCTTTCCTCGTGACGACCATGTTCTGCGGCTTCACGCTGGGCTCGGCGCTGGGCGGTCTCGCCTCGGCCGGCTTGATCGAAGCCTTCGGATGGCGCTCCGTGCTGGTCGTGGGCGGTGTCATGCCGCTCGTGCTCGGCGTCATCCTGATCCGCGCGCTGCCGGAATCGGTGCGCTACCTCGTGAAGGCGGGAAAATCGCCGGAACGCGTCGCCGCCTGGCTGCAACGCATTGCGCCGCATGAGGATCTGCGCGGCGCGACGTTCAATATCGCATCGAAGCCGTCGACCACGTCTCCTGTCGGGCATCTCTTCAAGCCGGAGCTGCTGCGTGGCACGCTGCTCTTCTGGGTCACGTTCTTCATGAGCCTGCTCGTGATCTATCTGCTTTCGAGCTGGTTGCCGACACTGCTTCGCACCAACGGTCTGACGCTGCGTAACGCTGCCATTGTCACCGCCATGTTCCAGGTGGGCGGCACGCTCGGGGCCATTGTGCTGGGCTGGTTGATGGACCGCTTCAATCCGCATTACGTGTTGGCGGCCGCGTATGTGCTGGCCGGCATTTGCGTGGCGGCCGTCGGCCCGCTCGCCAGTTCACCGGTGCTCGCCTCGGTGGCCGTGTTCTGGGCAGGCTTCTGCGTGTCGGGCGGACAGGTTGGCGCTAACGCGCTCTCCGCCGACTTCTATCCGACGGACTGCCGCGCCACAGGCGTGAGCTGGGCCAACGGGGTCGGACGCCTTGGTTCGGTCGTCGGTTCGGTGGGCGGCGCATCGATGCTCGCCATGGGCTGGTCCATGCCGGCCCTGTTCGCGACGATCGGGGTACCGGCCGTACTCGCCGGGCTGACCATGCTGACTCTGGGCCGTCTGCGTCACCGGCAAGCCGCCCTCGCGGTACAAGCCACCGCCTGA